A window of Castanea sativa cultivar Marrone di Chiusa Pesio chromosome 1, ASM4071231v1 contains these coding sequences:
- the LOC142622264 gene encoding threonine synthase, chloroplastic — MASATSLFYSSLTPKPKLVYQNPLPKHRPSLLIVSSATNDSHNNNNSAPPTALKKRRPAEENIREEARRHRLVDGGSSSDFSAKYVPFNAGQYSGECYSLDEIVYRSKSGGLLDVQHDMDALKRYDGAYWRSLFDSRVGKTTWPYGSGVWSKKEWVLPEIDPDDIISAFEGNSNLFWAERFGKEFLNMNDLWVKHCGISHTGSFKDLGMTVLVSQVNRLRKLKRPVVGVGCASTGDTSAALSAYCASAGIPSIVFLPANKISIAQLVQPIANGAFVLSIDTDFDGCMKLIREVTSELPIYLANSLNSLRLEGQKTAAIEILQQFDWEVPDWVIVPGGNLGNIYAFYKGFKMCEELGLVDRIPRLVCAQSANANPLYLYYKSGWKNFEPVTANSTFASAIQIGDPVSIERAVYALKNSDGIVEEATEEELMDATAQADSTGMFICPHTGVALTALIKLRKSGVIGASDRTVVVSTAHGLKFTQSKIDYHSKAIDSMQCRFANLPVQVKDDFGAVMDLLQQYLKKGPKV; from the coding sequence ATGGCTTCAGCTACTTCACTCTTTTACTCATCTCTCACTCCTAAACCCAAACTGGTTTACCAAAACCCATTACCCAAACACCGCCCTTCACTACTTATTGTATCCAGCGCCACCAACGACagccacaacaacaacaactcgGCTCCGCCGACGGCTTTGAAGAAGCGCCGCCCCGCCGAGGAGAACATCAGGGAAGAGGCGCGGCGGCACCGACTCGTCGACGGCGGCTCCTCTTCCGATTTCAGCGCCAAGTACGTCCCGTTCAACGCGGGGCAGTACTCGGGCGAGTGTTACTCGCTCGACGAGATCGTGTACCGGAGCAAATCCGGCGGGCTCCTCGACGTCCAGCACGACATGGACGCGCTGAAGAGGTACGACGGCGCGTACTGGAGGTCGCTGTTCGACTCGCGCGTGGGGAAAACCACGTGGCCGTACGGCTCCGGCGTGTGGAGCAAGAAGGAGTGGGTACTACCGGAGATCGACCCGGACGACATCATTTCGGCCTTCGAAGGAAACTCCAATCTCTTCTGGGCCGAGCGTTTCGGCAAAGAGTTCTTGAACATGAACGACCTTTGGGTTAAGCACTGTGGAATCAGCCACACCGGCAGCTTCAAAGACTTAGGTATGACCGTCTTGGTCAGCCAAGTCAACCGCCTCCGCAAACTCAAACGACCGGTCGTCGGAGTCGGCTGCGCTTCCACCGGCGACACTTCGGCTGCTCTCTCGGCGTACTGCGCCTCGGCTGGAATTCCCTCCATAGTCTTTCTCCCGGCGAACAAAATCTCCATCGCGCAACTGGTGCAGCCGATCGCGAACGGCGCCTTCGTCCTCAGCATCGACACCGATTTCGACGGCTGTATGAAGCTGATCCGAGAGGTGACGTCGGAGCTGCCGATTTACCTGGCCAACTCGCTGAACAGCTTGCGACTCGAGGGTCAAAAAACCGCGGCGATCGAGATTTTGCAGCAATTCGATTGGGAAGTTCCGGATTGGGTGATCGTACCGGGTGGCAATCTCGGTAATATCTACGCTTTCTACAAAGGTTTCAAAATGTGCGAGGAATTAGGGCTCGTGGATCGAATTCCTCGCCTGGTTTGCGCTCAATCGGCGAACGCCAATCCTCTCTACTTGTACTACAAGTCAGGGTGGAAGAATTTCGAGCCTGTAACCGCGAATTCAACGTTTGCAAGTGCGATACAGATCGGAGACCCGGTTTCGATCGAGAGAGCAGTGTACGCGCTCAAGAATTCGGACGGGATCGTGGAGGAGGCCACGGAGGAGGAGCTGATGGACGCGACGGCTCAGGCCGATTCGACCGGGATGTTCATTTGCCCTCATACTGGTGTGGCGTTGACGGCTCTGATTAAGCTGAGGAAGAGTGGCGTGATTGGGGCTAGTGATCGTACTGTGGTGGTTAGCACTGCTCATGGGTTGAAGTTTACGCAATCGAAGATCGATTACCATTCTAAGGCCATCGACAGTATGCAATGCCGGTTCGCGAACCTGCCCGTGCAAGTGAAGGATGATTTTGGAGCGGTTATGGACTTGCTGCAGCAGTATTTGAAGAAAGGTCCCAAAGTATGA